Genomic DNA from Selenomonas sp. oral taxon 126:
CCCGCACCTACGGAAAGAGCATTGCAAACGCCATGCAGGGGTTCAGCATTGCGCTCGTTCTCGGCGCACTTGCGCTAGTTCTTACAACCTAGGAGGTATCTACGTGAAGCAGCAAATGGGCATGGGCGTCTTGAAGATCGGCGCAGCACTTGCGATCGTCCTGCTCTTTGTCATCATCCACCTCATTGCGCCGGACTTCCTGCCCGAGCTCTTCGCCCTGCTCGCGAGCGGTGATATCCCTGCGACGGTGGAGTACATCCGCTCGTTCGGCGAGGGGGCGATCGTCTTTGCCTTCCTCCTCACCCTCTTTACGAATGCGCTCGGCTTCCCACCCGCCGTCATCTTCTCGACGGCGAACGTCATCCTCTTTGGCATCGTCCCCGGCATCATCCTCTCCTGCGTGGCAGAGACGGTCGGCGTGACGATCGCCTTCGTCCTCATGCGCTTCTACTTCCGCGAGGCGGCGGAAAAGGCGATTGCCAAGAGCCCCTTCCTCGCGAAGGTCGACCAGTACAGCGGCAGCAAGGGCTTCATCATCATGCTGATCGGACGCATGGTGCCCTATCTCCCATCCGCTGTCATGAACGCCGTCGGCGCGCTCTCCTCCATCCGCCTCCGCGACTATGTGCTCGCCTCGCTTGTCGGCAAATTCCCCTCGACGGGCATTGAGGCGATCATTGGGCATGACCTCATCATGCAGCAGGAGAACAATACACGACTCGTCATTGTCGTCATCTGCGCGGGCATTCTGATCTATACGGCGATCCGCTACGAAAAGCGCATGATGCGCGCCGAAGCCGTCGTGCAGGATACGGAGAAAAAAGAATGACACGCCGCTCGTTTTTACAGACTGCCATGAGCGCCATCCTCACGATGGGCTTTGGCGGTCTCTTTTCGTCCCGTTCTGCTGCCGCCGCTGCCGAAAACATCCGCCATCTGCGCCAGATCGTTACGACGCAGCCGATGCAGACGCGCATGATTGCGTGGGACAGCCCGCAGCTGCTCCAAGATGTGCGCGTCGAAGTGTCGCGCGCAGACGGAAAAACAGACGCGTACGCCCCTGCCTATCGTTATCTCGCAATGGACGGAGAGACACAACTCATCTATCATGCGGAGATTCCCGTATCTGAGGGTGCATCGTACCGCGTGATACACCCGAATGGCGCAACGGCATGGATTCCGCTCACACGCGGTGCGGATGAGAGGACGCATGCCCTTCTCTTCTCGGACAGTCAATGCGGCGAGAGCTACGATGTGTGGCACGATGTCTATCATGCGGCATGGCAGCGTCACCCACAGGCGGACTTTGCCGCCATCGTCGGCGACCTCACGGACAACGGCGAATCTGCGTGGCATTGGCGCAGCTTCTTCGAGGCGATGGAGGGCGCGGATGCTCCCCTCGCCCGTCATATCCACGTCCCCGTGCTCGGCAATCACGAATACTACGGGCTGAGCTGGACAGCCGTTCCGCCTGTGCGCTATCTCTCGAGCTTCGCCCTGCCCGACAACGGCAGCGCGGATTTTCGCGGGCACTACTACTCCTTCGATATGGGCAGCGTGCACTGCATCGTCCTCGATACGCAATTCCTCGAACTCGAGGCACGCGGTGAGGCACTGAAACGCGAGCAGATGGACTGGCTTATGCGGGACGCGGCGGCAAGCACAGCGCCGTGGAAGATTGTACTGATGCACAAGGACATCCTTGCATACGGCGAGTATCAGGCGGAGCAGGAGACGCAGCACGGCGTCAGCGACGTTGGGCAGGTCTTCCTCGATGCATTCGATACACTCGGCATCGACCTCGTCGTGTCGGGACACGTCCACGCCTACCGCCGCCGACAGTTGCGTGCGCGGCAGACAGATGAGCATGGTACGCTCTACCTCCTCGCGGGGCCTGCGGGGAATGAATATTTCGATGTGCCCGCCGAGCGCTATGACCTCGTGGCAGGGTCAAATCCAACGCCGTCCAACTACCTCTATATGGAGGCGGATGCACGGCGTCTGCGCATTCAATGTGAGACACTGAGCGGCGCAGTACTTGATACAGCAGAACTCCACAAATGAAAAGAACGTCTCTCATGCGCTGGAACACATGAGAGACGTTCTTTTCATTTCTCAACGACGCCACGGCGTCCGCTTTTCATAGTCGCGTTTGATATTCTTCACTGCCTGATCGTGACGCTTCTGCTCCTCCTTCATCGCGCGGTCGTACTTTTCCTGATTGCCGTCGCGCTGAAACTCGAAGCGAATCTTGCGCACATTCTGGTCGTGAATGCGATCCTCTTCCTTCATACGGAAGCTGTACTCGTTCGTCGCGCCGTTGATGTATTCGAGCGGCTGAACGTTCGGTGCCGCCTGTGCAGCAGGCATCGCCGTCATGATGCCGAGTCCGAGCGCGGCTGCCAGAATACCGGCGATATATTTCTTGTTCTTCATAGTCTCCTCGCCCCTTTATTTTGTAGAATATCTTCCTCTGATACTCTACCGCTTTTTCTTTTGACGGCATTTAAGGGGAAGTAAACCGTGTGTTAAACTTACTGAGACACTGATAAATTCAGCAAATCCCTACTTCGCCAGCAGCACGGGGCAATGTGCGTGACGCGTGACATGGGTGGACACGCTGCCAAACGCAATGCGCTCGAATGTGCCGAAGCCGCGCGAGCCCATGACGATGAGGTGACTCTCCTCCTCTGCCGCGACGGCGACCGTTACCTCGGCGGGATCGCCCTCCTCGACACGAGTATGCGCGTGCACGCTGCGCGGAATCTCATGCATGAGTTCCGCGAGGAAGCGATATGCCGCGACCTTCAGCTCGGCGGGCAGATAGCCACTCATGCTGACCTGCTCGAATGCGGAGATATGTGCGTCGTAGTCAATCACCATGAGGATTGTGATCTCGGCATCTGCCGCGCAGACACGTTTTAGAACCTTGATCGTGTTATTGCAGCCCTCGGTGAATCCGTTGTTATAACCCGTTCGGATACCGTTCCAAATTTCCTCTTTCCACTGTTCCGTTGTTTT
This window encodes:
- a CDS encoding TVP38/TMEM64 family protein, giving the protein MKQQMGMGVLKIGAALAIVLLFVIIHLIAPDFLPELFALLASGDIPATVEYIRSFGEGAIVFAFLLTLFTNALGFPPAVIFSTANVILFGIVPGIILSCVAETVGVTIAFVLMRFYFREAAEKAIAKSPFLAKVDQYSGSKGFIIMLIGRMVPYLPSAVMNAVGALSSIRLRDYVLASLVGKFPSTGIEAIIGHDLIMQQENNTRLVIVVICAGILIYTAIRYEKRMMRAEAVVQDTEKKE
- a CDS encoding metallophosphoesterase family protein; the encoded protein is MTRRSFLQTAMSAILTMGFGGLFSSRSAAAAAENIRHLRQIVTTQPMQTRMIAWDSPQLLQDVRVEVSRADGKTDAYAPAYRYLAMDGETQLIYHAEIPVSEGASYRVIHPNGATAWIPLTRGADERTHALLFSDSQCGESYDVWHDVYHAAWQRHPQADFAAIVGDLTDNGESAWHWRSFFEAMEGADAPLARHIHVPVLGNHEYYGLSWTAVPPVRYLSSFALPDNGSADFRGHYYSFDMGSVHCIVLDTQFLELEARGEALKREQMDWLMRDAAASTAPWKIVLMHKDILAYGEYQAEQETQHGVSDVGQVFLDAFDTLGIDLVVSGHVHAYRRRQLRARQTDEHGTLYLLAGPAGNEYFDVPAERYDLVAGSNPTPSNYLYMEADARRLRIQCETLSGAVLDTAELHK